The Barnesiella intestinihominis YIT 11860 genome includes a window with the following:
- a CDS encoding site-specific integrase yields MKSTFSVIYYLKRQVVKKDGTVPVMGRITVDGSQTQFSCKLTVDPKLWDTKGGRVTGRSTAALETNRMLDKMRVRINRHYQEIMERDNFVTAEKVKNAFLGLEHRYHTLMQVFRQHNEDYEKQVEAGMKAKGTLLKYRTVYKHMQEFLDIRYHVKDIALKELTPAFISDFEMFLRTDKHCCTNTVWLYVCPLRTMVFIAINNEWLTRDPFREYEIKKEETTRSFLTKDEIRLLMEGKLKNAKQELYRDLYLFCAFTGLSFADMRNLTEENIRTYFDEHEWININRQKTGVVSNIRLLDIANRIIGKYRGLCGDGRIFPVPHYNTCLAGIRAVAKRCGITKHITWHQSRHTAATTIFLSNGVPIETVSSMLGHKSIKTTQIYAKITKEKLNQDMENLAARLNGVEEFAGCTI; encoded by the coding sequence ATGAAGAGTACATTTTCAGTAATCTACTACCTCAAGCGTCAGGTAGTGAAAAAGGACGGGACAGTTCCCGTCATGGGACGCATCACGGTGGACGGCAGCCAGACACAGTTCAGCTGCAAACTGACTGTCGATCCGAAACTGTGGGACACCAAAGGTGGACGTGTCACGGGCAGAAGCACGGCGGCACTCGAAACGAACCGTATGCTTGACAAGATGCGGGTACGCATCAACAGGCATTATCAGGAAATCATGGAGCGTGACAACTTCGTCACGGCGGAGAAGGTGAAGAACGCCTTTCTCGGACTGGAACACCGCTACCACACGCTGATGCAGGTGTTCCGCCAGCACAACGAGGACTACGAGAAGCAGGTGGAGGCAGGCATGAAAGCCAAAGGCACGCTGCTGAAGTACCGCACCGTTTACAAGCACATGCAAGAGTTCCTCGACATCCGCTACCATGTGAAGGACATCGCCCTAAAAGAGCTTACCCCGGCTTTCATCTCCGACTTCGAGATGTTCCTGCGCACGGACAAGCACTGCTGCACCAATACCGTGTGGCTGTACGTCTGCCCGTTACGGACGATGGTATTCATCGCCATCAACAACGAGTGGCTGACGCGCGACCCGTTCCGCGAGTATGAAATCAAGAAGGAGGAAACAACACGCAGTTTCCTGACCAAAGATGAGATCCGCCTGCTGATGGAGGGGAAACTGAAAAACGCCAAACAGGAATTGTACCGCGACCTCTACCTGTTCTGCGCCTTCACGGGGCTGTCGTTCGCGGATATGCGCAACCTTACGGAAGAGAATATCCGCACCTACTTCGACGAACACGAGTGGATAAACATCAACCGCCAGAAAACGGGCGTGGTGTCCAACATCCGCCTGCTCGACATCGCCAACCGCATAATCGGCAAATACCGGGGACTGTGCGGGGACGGCAGGATATTTCCCGTTCCGCATTATAACACGTGCCTTGCCGGTATCCGTGCCGTCGCCAAGCGTTGCGGCATCACCAAGCATATCACGTGGCATCAGAGCCGCCACACGGCAGCCACGACGATATTCCTCTCCAACGGTGTTCCCATCGAAACGGTCAGCTCCATGCTCGGACACAAGAGCATAAAGACGACGCAGATTTACGCAAAGATAACCAAAGAGAAGCTCAATCAGGACATGGAGAACCTTGCCGCAAGATTGAACGGCGTCGAGGAATTTGCAGGTTGCACCATCTAA
- a CDS encoding nitroreductase family protein, with amino-acid sequence MKSLHDLLIHRRSIRKYTQEALSPEAVKTILEAGLLAPSSKRCTPWEFIAVEDKETLARLSECKTSGAKPIAGAALAIVVTADMTLTDTWIEDASIAAILMQLQAADLGLGSCWIQVRGRFGAMDEPAEDFVRETLGIPEEMGVLCILSIGHKDEERKPFDEEKMMWEKVHIGKW; translated from the coding sequence ATGAAAAGCCTGCACGACTTGTTAATTCATCGGCGGAGTATCCGCAAATACACCCAAGAGGCGCTATCGCCCGAAGCCGTAAAAACCATTCTCGAAGCGGGATTGCTCGCTCCTTCGTCCAAACGCTGCACTCCGTGGGAGTTCATTGCGGTGGAAGACAAAGAAACGCTCGCCCGTTTGTCCGAATGCAAGACTTCGGGAGCCAAACCCATTGCCGGAGCAGCGCTCGCTATCGTCGTCACCGCCGACATGACCCTTACCGATACGTGGATCGAGGATGCCTCTATCGCTGCCATTCTCATGCAGTTGCAAGCCGCCGACCTCGGTTTGGGAAGCTGCTGGATACAGGTGCGGGGACGGTTCGGAGCTATGGACGAACCTGCCGAAGATTTTGTGCGGGAGACATTGGGAATCCCCGAAGAGATGGGAGTGCTCTGCATTCTCTCCATTGGACATAAAGACGAAGAGCGCAAGCCTTTCGACGAAGAAAAAATGATGTGGGAAAAAGTTCATATCGGCAAATGGTAA
- a CDS encoding Rossmann-like and DUF2520 domain-containing protein: MKIILIGAGNLATQLAVALQKKGMTPAYIYSRTRESAEQLSERLRDVPYSTDISQVPTDGDLYIFAVKDSALLDLVSRMPSNRGLWVHTAGSMDMEVFAPYTARYGVFYPMQTFSKERETDFDDIPIFVETNHTDDTERLQKLAGRLSTKVYEATSEQRKYLHLAAVFACNFSNHLYALCDRILSEHGLPFETMLPLIRETAAKVADMPPAQAQTGPAIRYDKNVIDKQMALLSDPTMRQIYDLMSRSIHETNKH; this comes from the coding sequence ATGAAGATTATTCTCATCGGAGCCGGCAATTTAGCCACGCAATTAGCGGTCGCTTTACAAAAAAAGGGAATGACTCCGGCTTATATATACAGTCGTACCCGAGAATCGGCCGAACAGCTGAGCGAACGATTGCGCGATGTGCCCTATTCCACCGACATCAGCCAAGTCCCCACCGACGGCGATCTCTATATCTTCGCCGTGAAAGACTCCGCTCTGCTCGATTTGGTTTCCCGCATGCCCTCCAATCGAGGCCTTTGGGTACACACGGCGGGAAGCATGGACATGGAAGTGTTCGCCCCGTATACCGCACGGTACGGTGTATTCTACCCCATGCAGACATTCAGCAAAGAACGGGAAACCGACTTCGACGATATTCCTATTTTTGTCGAAACGAACCATACGGACGATACCGAACGTTTGCAAAAATTGGCAGGTCGGTTATCGACAAAGGTTTACGAAGCGACCTCCGAACAGCGCAAGTACCTGCATTTGGCTGCCGTGTTCGCCTGCAACTTCTCCAATCACCTCTACGCCTTGTGCGACCGCATTCTGTCGGAACACGGGCTGCCGTTCGAGACCATGCTGCCGCTCATACGGGAGACTGCCGCGAAAGTAGCCGACATGCCGCCGGCACAAGCTCAGACCGGACCGGCAATCCGATACGACAAAAACGTCATAGACAAGCAAATGGCTCTGCTTTCAGACCCGACCATGCGGCAGATTTACGACCTGATGAGCCGGAGTATTCACGAAACCAACAAACATTAA
- a CDS encoding KdsC family phosphatase, with protein MSRTDFDLSRIKAFAFDVDGVLSPDTIPLHPSGEPMRIVNIKDGYALQFAAKMGYPIAIITGGRTEAVRKRFEGLGLNHVYMGAAVKIEIFKKWLDECGLRPDEVMYMGDDIPDYEVMQIAGLPACPADAAPEIKQIARYISPFGGGQGCGRDIIEQILRAQGKWMSDKTAFGW; from the coding sequence ATGAGCCGAACCGATTTCGACCTCTCACGAATAAAGGCTTTCGCCTTCGATGTGGACGGTGTCCTTTCTCCCGATACGATCCCCCTGCATCCATCGGGCGAACCCATGCGGATCGTCAACATCAAAGACGGGTACGCCTTGCAGTTCGCCGCCAAAATGGGCTACCCCATCGCCATTATTACCGGCGGACGCACCGAGGCTGTCCGCAAACGTTTTGAAGGATTAGGATTAAACCATGTCTATATGGGAGCCGCCGTAAAAATCGAAATTTTCAAAAAATGGCTGGACGAGTGCGGGCTGCGTCCCGACGAAGTCATGTATATGGGCGACGACATTCCCGACTACGAGGTCATGCAGATAGCCGGTCTGCCGGCTTGTCCCGCCGATGCCGCCCCCGAAATTAAACAGATAGCCCGCTACATCTCGCCGTTCGGCGGCGGACAAGGTTGTGGGCGGGACATCATCGAACAAATCCTGAGGGCACAAGGCAAATGGATGTCCGATAAAACAGCCTTCGGCTGGTAA
- a CDS encoding Maf-like protein gives MLSHLKKYEILLASNSPRRRELLAGLDIDYRVTALPEVDESYPDTLSGEEIPLYISQEKAAAYRRFMKDNTLLITADTIVWLDGKVYGKPRDIADAKAMLQALSGKTHTVITGVTLTSLQKQISFAVSTEVTFAALGDDEIDYYVETYRPLDKAGAYGVQEWIGYIGVTGLKGSYYNVMGLPIQRLYTELKKF, from the coding sequence ATGCTATCGCATCTCAAAAAATACGAAATTCTGTTGGCGAGCAATTCACCCCGCCGCCGGGAACTTCTCGCCGGATTAGACATCGACTATCGGGTAACAGCCCTTCCCGAAGTGGACGAATCCTACCCCGACACCCTTTCGGGCGAAGAGATTCCCCTCTACATCTCGCAAGAAAAAGCAGCCGCCTACCGCCGCTTTATGAAGGATAATACGCTCCTTATTACTGCCGACACCATCGTCTGGCTCGATGGGAAAGTATACGGCAAGCCTCGCGATATAGCCGATGCTAAAGCCATGTTGCAAGCCCTGTCGGGAAAAACCCACACCGTCATCACCGGTGTCACGCTCACCTCTCTGCAAAAACAGATTTCCTTCGCCGTCTCCACCGAAGTCACTTTCGCCGCCCTCGGTGACGATGAAATCGATTACTACGTGGAGACGTACCGCCCCCTCGACAAAGCCGGAGCATACGGCGTACAGGAATGGATAGGCTACATCGGCGTGACCGGACTCAAAGGCAGCTATTACAACGTGATGGGATTGCCTATACAACGACTGTACACCGAATTAAAAAAATTTTAG
- a CDS encoding TPR end-of-group domain-containing protein, which produces MKKFLWIAFLSFCFSGVAAESDWNADSVQVYFSRSVTPVVQKNWKDHKLILKTYRQFLKTCESVPDSVLKQCSWCFIDTYYNMACCESMMKRKKAAVDAFEKAIQYGYYDYAHAQKDTDLDNVRDDKRFQKAMERLREVGDFGYILRKSPGYDDAASIDSLPAFTYMDPNDRDLVRVRRYFNLDSIAGAGDEISKIKNLLAWVHNTIRHDGSSYNPEEKNAIALYEICKKEDRGVNCRMMAQMLNECYLAMGFKSRYVTCLPKSYINDCHVINVVYSNTLDKWLWVDPTWNAYVMDDKGNLLSISEVRDRLKKSEFVTVNEDANWNHKTPCTNDYYLDYYMSKNLYYLQCSDCSGFNNETYVEGKRRPVYITLSPTGEPYDKRWSTSNESWFWASPYK; this is translated from the coding sequence ATGAAAAAGTTTTTATGGATAGCGTTTTTGTCATTCTGTTTCAGTGGTGTGGCTGCGGAATCCGATTGGAATGCCGATAGTGTGCAAGTCTATTTTAGCCGGAGTGTGACTCCTGTCGTTCAGAAAAATTGGAAGGATCATAAGTTGATATTGAAAACATATCGACAGTTCCTCAAAACTTGTGAATCTGTGCCAGATTCTGTCTTGAAACAGTGTTCGTGGTGTTTTATCGACACATATTACAATATGGCTTGTTGCGAATCCATGATGAAACGGAAAAAAGCGGCGGTCGATGCCTTTGAGAAAGCTATTCAATACGGTTATTACGATTATGCCCATGCCCAAAAAGATACCGATTTGGATAACGTGAGGGACGACAAACGTTTTCAGAAGGCGATGGAGCGTTTGCGTGAGGTAGGCGACTTCGGATATATACTCCGAAAATCACCGGGGTATGACGATGCTGCATCTATCGACTCTTTGCCTGCATTCACATATATGGACCCCAACGACCGCGATTTGGTACGGGTGCGCCGATATTTCAACTTGGACAGTATTGCGGGAGCCGGTGACGAAATATCCAAGATAAAAAATCTGTTGGCGTGGGTACACAATACGATTCGTCACGACGGTTCGTCTTATAATCCCGAAGAGAAAAATGCGATAGCTCTATATGAAATTTGCAAGAAGGAGGATAGGGGCGTTAATTGCCGTATGATGGCGCAGATGTTGAACGAGTGTTATCTGGCTATGGGATTCAAGTCCCGCTACGTGACTTGTCTTCCGAAAAGCTATATAAACGATTGCCATGTGATCAACGTCGTTTATTCCAACACTCTCGACAAGTGGTTGTGGGTAGACCCCACATGGAATGCCTATGTCATGGACGATAAAGGTAATTTGTTGAGTATATCGGAGGTTCGAGACCGATTGAAAAAAAGTGAGTTCGTGACGGTTAACGAGGACGCTAACTGGAATCATAAAACTCCGTGTACCAACGATTATTATTTGGATTATTACATGAGCAAAAATCTTTATTATCTGCAATGTTCCGATTGCAGTGGCTTTAACAATGAAACTTATGTCGAGGGGAAACGGCGTCCTGTGTACATCACGCTGTCTCCGACGGGCGAGCCTTACGATAAACGGTGGAGTACTTCGAATGAGTCGTGGTTCTGGGCTTCTCCATATAAATGA
- a CDS encoding PKD domain-containing protein, which yields MKSFISSLILTAALWVSIPMSAQRPMNERVHDKVATKEAPRIQFVGKKQGPNLFQSAAASVTADFSCQSAGSAVTVWEEDFDDGTDGWTFTNAEDFSWTVKKITSTTDPSRDFSTYDPDDVQSLYIEGPYQSFKRGIAMATSGQIDVPANAMLKGYIGFTQNMDDYCRLQISVSADAFETSEILWNSVDEDGEKPWRWHEFSVSLEKYSGQKIQIRFTYGPGKNDSFGTGGYMGDFAIDGLKITGVSTVEQVEAATGEVIAFADMSSGSPTAWQWSFPGGTPSTSTDQNPRVFYTRDGVYDVTLTVSNADGSDTKTRTGFVKVTGSAPLAQILPPATFRFSETRLPMVAPLVGVQYRDNSTNYPTSWEWTFDGVDPEPYARVTSHEENPIVGYSYMHKQGVSLRVENEHGESNDTVEVSVEYSGLITNLEPGDRAATFDLEDRGTFPGTNKLNITAYAEKFSKPSRPILVFGAYVYFVSASAASITDQIADVGVHLYTSENGLPGKKLDSMWWRVFELETPSGSSLTATEFEFDPTVIDDEFFIVVDGIPEKNDSVDVSFAMADFRDHGNTAYMLKDGEWRDVSTYFPAGANHTSYMIMPSIVHSVMSPMPVDREPLVVGKAAGTVKYPFYSIYGYETPIRSDAEWCRVVGKPNGLTLDTLQISYDRLPDGIEERVATLTVSDSISTYDIKVTQNVNGVSSIEKVTEEKASIYPSVFNSEFIVRVPENTRSISVLDEGGREVYRQHVDSQARLVTVDASAWAPGTYFIRVVGKHEITVVKGVKR from the coding sequence ATGAAAAGTTTTATTTCAAGCCTAATCTTAACAGCTGCTCTTTGGGTGAGTATACCGATGAGCGCTCAGCGGCCGATGAACGAGAGAGTTCACGATAAGGTCGCTACGAAAGAAGCTCCCCGTATTCAATTCGTGGGGAAAAAACAGGGACCGAATTTGTTTCAATCGGCTGCGGCGAGTGTGACTGCCGATTTTAGTTGTCAGAGTGCCGGCAGTGCTGTAACTGTATGGGAAGAGGATTTTGACGACGGAACAGATGGCTGGACATTTACCAATGCCGAGGATTTTTCGTGGACTGTGAAAAAAATCACGAGTACGACTGACCCCAGTAGAGATTTTTCTACTTATGATCCAGACGATGTTCAATCGTTGTATATAGAGGGCCCTTATCAGTCTTTCAAACGAGGAATCGCTATGGCGACAAGTGGGCAGATCGATGTTCCTGCAAATGCTATGTTGAAAGGATATATAGGGTTTACCCAAAATATGGACGATTACTGTCGCTTGCAGATTTCTGTTTCGGCAGATGCTTTTGAGACTTCGGAAATTCTTTGGAATAGCGTCGACGAGGACGGAGAGAAGCCGTGGCGTTGGCATGAGTTTTCGGTTTCTTTGGAGAAATATTCCGGTCAGAAGATTCAGATTCGTTTTACGTATGGTCCCGGAAAAAACGATTCGTTCGGAACCGGTGGTTATATGGGCGATTTCGCTATCGACGGTTTAAAAATTACCGGAGTATCGACCGTAGAACAAGTCGAGGCAGCCACGGGCGAGGTGATTGCTTTCGCCGATATGTCCTCGGGTTCGCCTACGGCATGGCAATGGTCGTTCCCGGGCGGAACGCCGTCGACATCGACCGACCAGAATCCCCGAGTGTTCTATACGCGAGACGGCGTTTACGATGTGACGTTGACGGTAAGTAATGCCGATGGGAGCGATACGAAGACCCGCACGGGATTCGTGAAGGTTACCGGATCCGCACCGCTTGCGCAGATATTACCACCGGCTACATTCCGGTTCAGCGAAACGCGTTTGCCGATGGTAGCTCCGCTGGTGGGGGTGCAGTATCGGGACAATTCGACCAATTATCCTACTTCGTGGGAGTGGACTTTCGACGGTGTCGATCCCGAACCGTATGCCCGGGTGACGTCGCACGAGGAAAACCCTATCGTAGGGTATAGTTATATGCATAAACAAGGGGTGAGTCTGCGTGTGGAGAACGAACATGGCGAATCGAACGATACCGTAGAGGTGTCGGTCGAGTACAGTGGGTTAATTACGAATTTAGAGCCGGGAGATAGGGCTGCGACGTTCGATTTGGAAGATAGAGGAACTTTCCCCGGGACGAATAAATTGAATATTACTGCTTATGCTGAGAAGTTTTCCAAACCGTCCCGTCCGATATTGGTATTCGGAGCTTATGTTTATTTTGTGAGTGCTTCGGCTGCGAGTATAACCGACCAGATTGCCGATGTGGGCGTGCATCTGTATACCAGCGAGAACGGATTGCCAGGCAAGAAACTCGACTCGATGTGGTGGAGGGTATTCGAATTGGAAACCCCTTCGGGCAGTTCATTGACCGCTACGGAATTTGAATTTGACCCGACGGTGATCGACGACGAGTTTTTCATTGTGGTGGACGGTATTCCCGAGAAGAACGACAGTGTAGATGTGTCGTTCGCTATGGCCGATTTCCGGGACCACGGTAACACGGCTTATATGTTGAAAGATGGAGAGTGGCGAGACGTGAGCACTTATTTCCCCGCAGGAGCGAATCATACTTCTTATATGATTATGCCTTCGATCGTTCATTCGGTTATGTCGCCTATGCCGGTAGACCGTGAACCGCTGGTGGTGGGTAAGGCAGCCGGTACGGTTAAATATCCGTTCTATTCGATATACGGTTATGAAACTCCTATTCGGAGTGATGCCGAGTGGTGTCGGGTCGTAGGTAAGCCGAATGGCTTGACATTGGACACCTTGCAAATTTCCTATGACCGTTTGCCGGACGGTATTGAGGAACGTGTCGCTACGCTCACGGTCTCGGATAGTATTTCGACTTATGACATCAAAGTCACTCAGAATGTGAACGGAGTTAGTTCAATAGAGAAAGTTACGGAAGAGAAGGCTTCTATTTATCCGTCTGTTTTCAACTCTGAATTTATTGTACGTGTTCCTGAGAATACCCGAAGTATTTCCGTGCTGGACGAAGGCGGTCGGGAGGTGTATCGACAGCATGTCGATTCGCAAGCTCGTCTTGTGACCGTAGATGCTTCGGCGTGGGCTCCGGGAACGTATTTTATTCGGGTCGTCGGGAAACATGAAATCACAGTCGTTAAGGGTGTGAAGAGATAG
- a CDS encoding T9SS-dependent choice-of-anchor J family protein, producing MKKITSVLFLFYCFSVGWAQTVPPCTLEITDAETFARDWTVIDVNSDVSANTWAYNDGNAMYTQDKSNAADDWLIAPAVTLEAGKAYKVSAYVKHSSTFGSDKQKIELKIGTAPTVEGLTTRLVYDESFQSRLFVEKSGTFSPAESGVFYVGLRCYSESYNGDLYFQKIVIEEAPVYPAQITDLSIVAGERGAMSATLSWTWPSSDHLGGALSNLLGAKIYRGTDLVATLDTATVGGKAGWIDSSIETAGNYTYKVVAYNTFGDSQGSATTVTSPWIGNDTPMAVTDLVASAEDATVSLSFMPPTVGKNGGYIDTEALTYEIGRTPGGVLSKSFSGPFPYIDEVLELGSYVYTVVAMFDGKASVSVSSNKVVAGGAKELPYSESFDTESSLDLFTILSANGDNSTWKYDSSKKMVQYWGGSDADEWLITPKLNLVAGKNYKLLFKTGLENAASEESYKDLSVTIGRAATAEAQSTRLFRDTIQSALMEEKEVVFSVSESGGYHIGFHCYGQTNWYAIFIDDLSVDETVVVPAVVSDLTVAPGEQGAMSATVAWTNPSLSAAGTQLPMLTKMELYRGETLIYTQEDPIKGGSEQVIDEDVPAPGKYEYRVIGYVEENAGEAAVVESAWIGADTPKSVTDVELTDVEGKPQVTFRAPAEGVNGGYIDVENLRYRIVRDPGSEMLTESLTDTVYVDSDDLSLALYRYTVTTLSGDMESESVTSNALVFGSALGLPYETSMDSADEMALWTIVDANNDTKSWVYDATEKEMKYTAYSAADDWLFTPPFEAKKGSYTLEFRARAEKYRYPESIEVTLGSDVLPGESQTVIASYPEINSTLSELYTVDFSVPSDGIWYIGLHATTRDPWGLYISSCSIISNVISGIDGLECMNEVYFDRSNHSLVFDKGGDIQIINAAGVTVVSCESESGRMDLSQLPAGLYIAHVVTEEGKTIQIKFIK from the coding sequence ATGAAAAAAATTACTTCTGTTCTTTTTCTTTTCTATTGTTTTTCGGTAGGGTGGGCTCAGACTGTTCCTCCTTGTACGTTGGAAATAACCGATGCCGAGACTTTTGCTCGTGATTGGACAGTGATCGATGTCAATAGCGACGTAAGTGCCAATACGTGGGCCTATAACGATGGCAATGCGATGTATACGCAAGATAAGAGTAATGCCGCCGATGATTGGCTAATCGCTCCGGCGGTGACCCTCGAAGCCGGGAAAGCCTATAAGGTGTCGGCTTATGTGAAGCATTCTTCTACATTTGGTTCGGATAAACAAAAAATAGAATTGAAAATAGGGACGGCGCCTACGGTAGAAGGGCTGACGACCCGGTTGGTTTATGACGAATCTTTTCAAAGTAGATTGTTCGTGGAAAAATCGGGGACGTTTTCACCGGCGGAGAGCGGTGTTTTTTATGTGGGATTGCGTTGTTACAGCGAATCGTATAATGGCGATCTCTATTTCCAGAAGATCGTTATCGAAGAGGCTCCCGTTTATCCGGCACAAATTACAGACCTTTCCATCGTTGCGGGGGAGAGGGGAGCGATGTCGGCGACTCTTTCATGGACATGGCCTTCGTCCGACCATTTGGGCGGTGCGCTTTCGAACCTCTTGGGCGCTAAAATATATCGGGGGACAGATTTGGTCGCTACTCTCGATACGGCTACTGTGGGAGGAAAAGCTGGTTGGATAGATTCTTCTATCGAGACCGCCGGAAATTATACATATAAAGTGGTCGCTTATAATACGTTCGGGGATTCTCAGGGCTCAGCAACGACCGTTACTTCCCCGTGGATAGGGAATGATACTCCTATGGCAGTTACCGATTTGGTAGCTTCGGCAGAGGATGCGACTGTGAGCCTTTCGTTTATGCCACCGACAGTCGGAAAGAACGGTGGATATATCGATACCGAGGCGCTTACGTATGAAATCGGCCGTACCCCGGGTGGTGTCTTGTCCAAAAGTTTTTCGGGCCCCTTCCCTTATATCGATGAAGTCCTGGAATTGGGCAGTTATGTTTATACGGTCGTCGCAATGTTCGATGGTAAAGCGAGCGTATCGGTTTCTTCCAATAAGGTTGTGGCCGGAGGAGCGAAAGAATTACCGTATAGCGAGAGTTTCGATACCGAATCATCGCTCGATTTGTTTACTATACTGAGTGCCAACGGGGATAATTCGACTTGGAAATATGATAGCTCGAAAAAAATGGTTCAGTATTGGGGCGGTAGTGATGCCGATGAGTGGCTTATTACGCCTAAATTGAATTTGGTGGCCGGGAAGAATTATAAACTACTTTTCAAAACTGGGCTTGAAAATGCGGCTTCTGAGGAAAGTTATAAGGATTTGAGCGTGACGATTGGTCGGGCCGCCACGGCGGAAGCTCAATCTACCCGATTGTTCCGGGATACAATTCAGTCTGCTTTGATGGAAGAGAAAGAGGTTGTCTTTTCTGTTTCCGAGTCGGGTGGATACCATATAGGTTTCCATTGTTACGGACAGACCAATTGGTATGCTATATTCATCGATGACCTGTCGGTGGACGAAACAGTGGTTGTCCCGGCCGTCGTTTCCGATTTGACCGTTGCTCCCGGTGAACAGGGCGCTATGTCTGCCACGGTTGCATGGACCAATCCTTCTCTTTCGGCTGCCGGTACGCAACTGCCGATGTTGACGAAAATGGAGTTGTATCGGGGCGAAACTCTTATTTATACACAAGAAGATCCGATAAAAGGAGGTTCGGAACAGGTGATCGATGAAGATGTGCCTGCTCCGGGCAAATATGAATATAGAGTCATCGGTTATGTCGAGGAGAATGCCGGTGAGGCCGCCGTGGTGGAATCGGCTTGGATAGGTGCAGATACTCCGAAATCGGTAACTGATGTGGAATTGACCGATGTGGAAGGTAAACCGCAAGTTACTTTTAGAGCTCCCGCAGAGGGTGTGAATGGCGGATATATCGATGTGGAGAATTTGAGATACAGAATCGTCCGTGATCCCGGGAGCGAGATGTTGACGGAAAGTTTGACCGATACGGTTTATGTCGATAGCGATGACCTTTCTTTGGCTTTGTATCGCTATACGGTAACGACGCTGTCGGGCGATATGGAAAGCGAGTCGGTAACCTCGAATGCGTTGGTATTCGGCAGTGCATTGGGACTTCCGTACGAGACGAGTATGGATAGCGCCGATGAGATGGCTTTATGGACTATCGTCGATGCCAATAACGATACGAAAAGTTGGGTATATGATGCTACTGAGAAGGAGATGAAATATACGGCCTATTCGGCTGCCGACGACTGGTTGTTTACGCCGCCGTTCGAAGCTAAGAAGGGTTCGTATACGCTTGAATTTAGGGCCCGGGCAGAGAAATATCGTTATCCTGAGTCCATTGAAGTGACATTGGGCAGTGATGTTCTACCCGGTGAAAGCCAAACGGTGATCGCTTCGTACCCGGAAATCAATTCGACTTTGTCGGAACTTTATACAGTAGATTTCAGTGTTCCGTCAGACGGGATCTGGTATATCGGTTTACATGCTACTACCCGGGATCCGTGGGGATTGTATATAAGTTCATGTTCGATTATCAGTAATGTCATTTCCGGTATCGATGGTTTGGAGTGTATGAATGAAGTTTATTTCGATCGTAGTAACCATTCGTTAGTTTTTGACAAGGGTGGCGATATTCAAATTATCAATGCGGCAGGGGTAACGGTAGTGTCTTGTGAATCGGAAAGCGGACGAATGGATCTGTCCCAACTTCCGGCCGGACTTTATATCGCTCATGTCGTGACCGAAGAAGGGAAAACGATACAGATAAAATTTATCAAATAA